From the Billgrantia sulfidoxydans genome, one window contains:
- a CDS encoding tautomerase family protein, with the protein MPIVTIQQFPRELAQKRELARRITEAFVEIYGVPEQSVQVFYQEVDGENWAKAGVMGCDRSGGQGGS; encoded by the coding sequence ATGCCCATCGTGACCATTCAGCAGTTCCCGCGTGAACTGGCGCAGAAGCGCGAGCTGGCGCGCCGCATCACCGAGGCCTTCGTCGAGATCTATGGGGTTCCCGAGCAGAGCGTCCAGGTGTTCTACCAGGAAGTGGATGGCGAGAACTGGGCCAAGGCGGGAGTGATGGGCTGCGACCGCAGCGGTGGGCAAGGCGGATCATAA
- a CDS encoding creatininase family protein, giving the protein MRLQHATWQEVEAYLRRETGIIVPIGSTEQHGPNGLVGTDAICPETIAWELGERHGVLVAPTQNLGMAQHHLAFPGTISLRPSTLLAVLRDTVTSLARHGFTHVFFLNGHGGNIATLSAAFAEIYAERSLGYGSQPASRLNLTTCNWFAGPRVRELAESLYGEAEGTHATASEVALSWFARPEAVKQVEMSPRIAPRGSAQCDADEFRRRFPDGRMGSDPTLASVEHGQRFLEAGVDDAWETYRAFIQAG; this is encoded by the coding sequence ATGCGGCTGCAGCACGCTACCTGGCAGGAGGTCGAGGCCTACCTGCGGCGCGAGACCGGCATCATCGTGCCGATCGGCTCCACCGAGCAGCATGGCCCCAACGGCCTGGTGGGCACCGATGCCATCTGCCCCGAAACGATTGCCTGGGAGCTCGGCGAGCGTCACGGCGTGCTGGTGGCGCCGACCCAGAACCTGGGCATGGCCCAGCATCACCTGGCCTTTCCCGGCACCATAAGCCTGCGCCCCAGCACGCTGCTCGCCGTGCTGCGTGACACCGTGACCTCGTTGGCGCGTCACGGCTTCACCCATGTGTTCTTTCTCAACGGCCACGGCGGCAACATTGCGACCCTGAGTGCGGCTTTCGCCGAGATCTACGCCGAGCGCAGCCTGGGTTACGGCTCCCAGCCAGCCAGCCGGCTCAACCTCACCACCTGCAACTGGTTCGCCGGCCCGCGAGTCCGCGAGCTGGCCGAATCGCTCTACGGTGAGGCCGAGGGCACCCACGCCACCGCCTCGGAGGTGGCGCTCTCCTGGTTCGCGCGGCCCGAAGCGGTCAAGCAGGTGGAGATGTCGCCGCGCATCGCCCCTCGCGGTAGCGCCCAGTGCGATGCCGACGAGTTTCGCCGCCGCTTTCCCGACGGGCGCATGGGCTCCGATCCGACGCTCGCCAGCGTCGAGCATGGGCAACGTTTCCTCGAGGCCGGTGTGGATGATGCCTGGGAGACCTATCGGGCCTTTATCCAGGCCGGCTAG
- a CDS encoding alpha/beta hydrolase, with translation MLRVIASLVGIYGLVVVLAWFFQERLLYLPHMGREHVATPADRGLAWQQIELATADGVTLDAWWIPVESARGSLLFLHGNAGNISHRLDSIRQFHRLGLSVLILDYRGYGRSEGRPSEAGTAHDARAGWRWLIEQGVPAGEIVLFGRSLGAAVAAELAAALPPEEQPAAIILESPFRSVPALGQRLYPFLPVRWLATLDYPTERYVRQIESPLLVIHSREDEIIPYAEGEAVFAAANEPKTMLAIRGGHNTGFIESEPEYSASIDDFLARQAGLTR, from the coding sequence ATGCTGCGCGTGATCGCCTCCCTGGTTGGCATCTACGGCCTCGTGGTGGTGCTGGCCTGGTTCTTTCAGGAGCGGCTGCTCTACCTGCCGCACATGGGACGTGAGCATGTCGCCACTCCCGCCGACCGCGGCCTGGCATGGCAGCAGATCGAGCTGGCGACCGCAGACGGCGTGACCCTGGATGCCTGGTGGATTCCCGTCGAGAGCGCCCGCGGCAGCCTGCTGTTCCTGCACGGCAATGCCGGCAACATCTCCCATCGTCTCGACTCTATCCGGCAGTTCCATCGTTTGGGCCTGTCGGTGCTGATCCTCGATTACCGCGGTTACGGCCGCAGCGAAGGCCGCCCCTCCGAAGCGGGAACGGCGCATGACGCCCGGGCCGGTTGGCGCTGGCTGATCGAGCAGGGGGTTCCTGCCGGCGAGATCGTGCTGTTCGGGCGCTCGCTGGGGGCGGCCGTTGCGGCGGAGCTGGCCGCCGCGCTGCCTCCCGAGGAGCAACCGGCGGCGATCATTCTCGAATCGCCTTTTCGCTCGGTACCGGCGCTGGGTCAGCGACTCTACCCCTTCCTGCCGGTGCGCTGGCTGGCGACGCTGGACTATCCCACCGAGCGCTACGTGAGACAGATCGAATCGCCGCTGTTGGTGATTCATAGCCGTGAGGACGAGATCATCCCCTATGCCGAGGGAGAGGCGGTCTTCGCCGCCGCCAACGAACCCAAGACGATGCTCGCCATTCGCGGCGGTCACAACACCGGCTTTATCGAAAGCGAGCCGGAGTATTCCGCCTCGATCGATGATTTCCTTGCTCGCCAGGCCGGCCTGACCCGGTAG
- a CDS encoding phage holin family protein, giving the protein MEAENRVRTGEPSIGSLFSNLAREVTSLVRKETELVKAEMGEKTSQAMGALASIAIAGAVLLCGFLVLLAAAVFGLNTVLPPDTTPWLSALIVGGVVVVIGFIMLQAGRKKLRQENLMPTRTMASLRRDKALTQEHEAAVKEELR; this is encoded by the coding sequence ATGGAAGCGGAAAACAGAGTACGTACGGGAGAGCCCTCGATAGGGTCTCTCTTCTCCAATCTGGCACGTGAAGTCACCTCGCTGGTGCGCAAGGAGACTGAGCTCGTCAAGGCCGAGATGGGCGAAAAGACCAGTCAGGCCATGGGTGCCCTGGCCTCGATCGCCATCGCCGGTGCGGTTCTCCTGTGTGGTTTCCTGGTGCTGCTTGCCGCGGCGGTCTTCGGTCTCAATACCGTGCTGCCTCCCGACACCACCCCTTGGCTCAGCGCCCTCATCGTCGGTGGGGTGGTAGTGGTGATCGGCTTCATCATGCTCCAAGCGGGGCGCAAGAAACTCAGGCAGGAAAACCTGATGCCGACGCGCACCATGGCCAGCCTGCGGCGCGACAAGGCGCTGACCCAGGAGCACGAGGCGGCGGTCAAGGAGGAGTTGAGATGA
- a CDS encoding DUF3618 domain-containing protein, translating to MSQRDRRTSDEIEHEIHQTRARLDETLHEIEERFSPQTLMNTTYDYLRHGGAENALSSLGRTIRENPLPVMVTGIGLGWLLLAQRRSGHDHDYLDREPYAGGYPGSTLPVTRMPDGDTAPGGGISGAGTTTLGHDPAALGASPQHGEAEHGHGAGMTHKAQQMAGHMRDRAQHMGGQVRDRAQHVSDQMRERAQHMGGQMRDRTSRLRDRQHSTMQAVSHRARDAGAQTSHFVQDHPLVAGALGIAMGAVLGSLFSPTRAENRHLGEMRDRALQRAEDAGRDQLARAEEKIHETADRLKEEARTAQPSNSSSYVENPSSEARYAKAGSASTSGSPGPGRETAAGKGGTGTSTASAGGPSGTTASGSRSANPQPPGASGSKPGDSGSTPSRGA from the coding sequence ATGAGTCAGCGTGACCGACGTACCTCGGACGAGATCGAACATGAGATTCACCAGACGCGCGCGCGTCTGGATGAGACCCTTCACGAAATCGAAGAGAGATTCTCTCCCCAAACGCTTATGAACACGACCTATGATTACCTCCGCCACGGCGGTGCAGAAAATGCGCTCTCCTCGCTGGGTAGAACGATTCGCGAGAACCCGCTCCCTGTCATGGTGACCGGCATTGGCCTGGGCTGGCTGCTGCTGGCGCAGCGCCGCTCCGGCCATGACCACGACTACCTCGACCGAGAGCCCTATGCGGGGGGCTACCCCGGCTCCACGCTGCCCGTCACGCGCATGCCCGATGGCGACACCGCCCCGGGGGGCGGCATCAGCGGCGCCGGCACCACGACCCTGGGGCATGACCCCGCGGCGCTGGGCGCCTCGCCGCAGCATGGCGAAGCAGAGCACGGCCATGGCGCTGGCATGACGCACAAGGCACAGCAGATGGCCGGCCACATGAGGGATCGCGCCCAGCACATGGGCGGCCAGGTACGGGACCGCGCCCAGCATGTCAGCGATCAGATGCGCGAGCGCGCCCAGCACATGGGCGGGCAGATGCGTGACCGCACCTCGCGGCTGCGTGATCGCCAGCACTCCACCATGCAGGCCGTCAGCCATCGCGCACGCGATGCGGGGGCACAGACCAGCCACTTCGTCCAGGATCATCCGCTGGTGGCCGGCGCCCTTGGTATCGCGATGGGAGCCGTGCTCGGCAGCCTGTTCTCGCCGACTCGTGCCGAAAACCGGCACCTGGGCGAGATGCGCGACCGGGCCCTGCAGCGCGCGGAGGACGCGGGGCGAGATCAGCTCGCGCGGGCCGAGGAGAAGATTCACGAGACCGCAGACAGGCTCAAGGAGGAGGCTCGCACGGCACAGCCGTCGAACTCGTCGAGCTACGTGGAAAACCCCTCGAGCGAAGCGCGCTATGCCAAGGCGGGCTCGGCTTCCACGTCGGGCAGCCCTGGCCCCGGGCGGGAAACGGCGGCAGGCAAAGGCGGTACCGGCACCAGCACTGCTTCTGCCGGCGGCCCCTCCGGGACCACCGCCTCGGGCTCCCGTTCGGCGAACCCGCAGCCCCCCGGCGCTTCCGGATCGAAGCCTGGCGATAGCGGTTCTACGCCGTCACGCGGGGCTTGA
- a CDS encoding YebC/PmpR family DNA-binding transcriptional regulator encodes MGRAFQNRKESMAKTAAAKTKVYSKYGREIYVCAKQGGTDPNGNLTLRGLIERAKKDQVPSHVIDKALDKASGVGGEDYSPARYEGFGPGNCMVIVDCLTDNPNRTFGDVRACFNKAKSKLGTPGSVSHMFDHCAILAYAGDDEEAALEALMEADVDVTDIENEEGRITVFAPHTEYAKAKQALIDAFGELEFEVDEIQFVPQTTTPVEGDDVALFEKLLDALNDLDDVQNVFHNAEVSA; translated from the coding sequence ATGGGCAGGGCCTTTCAGAACCGCAAGGAATCCATGGCCAAGACGGCCGCCGCCAAGACCAAGGTGTACAGCAAGTACGGGCGCGAGATCTATGTCTGCGCCAAGCAGGGCGGCACCGACCCCAACGGCAACCTGACGCTGCGAGGGCTGATCGAGCGCGCCAAGAAGGACCAGGTGCCCAGCCACGTGATCGACAAGGCACTGGACAAGGCCAGCGGCGTGGGCGGCGAGGACTACTCACCGGCGCGCTACGAGGGCTTCGGCCCGGGCAACTGCATGGTCATCGTCGACTGCCTGACCGACAACCCCAACCGCACCTTCGGCGACGTGCGCGCCTGCTTCAACAAGGCCAAGAGCAAGCTCGGCACCCCGGGCAGCGTCAGCCACATGTTCGACCACTGCGCGATTCTCGCCTACGCCGGTGACGACGAGGAAGCGGCGCTGGAGGCCTTGATGGAGGCCGATGTCGACGTCACCGACATCGAGAACGAGGAGGGTCGCATCACCGTCTTCGCCCCGCACACCGAGTATGCCAAGGCCAAGCAGGCACTGATCGATGCCTTCGGCGAGCTCGAGTTCGAGGTCGACGAGATCCAGTTCGTGCCCCAGACCACCACCCCGGTCGAGGGTGACGATGTGGCACTGTTCGAGAAGCTGCTCGACGCCCTCAACGACCTCGACGACGTGCAGAACGTCTTCCATAACGCCGAAGTCAGCGCCTGA
- a CDS encoding M24 family metallopeptidase yields MDHHQYRHALAARLEASELAFPESEFDARLARVRDAMQHAGLDALLLTDPADIYYLTGYNTFEVSVYTCLVCSSARLVLQVPSIETGPAVVTARVDELLGYRWEGIGEVIEPLAETLAPFRAIGLDLFGAGLRHGVLRELQARLGSERFRDDGGELLDRIRIVKSEAELACLRESARITSLGLRAAARIVVPGMADGDVAAEGARAMLAAGSEFMSMQPIVTTGRRISVIHVNHQRHRIALDEPVFLEFGAAYRRYTAPMMKTVVAGRATPPMLVLRDVCRDLFEALAATMRPGNSFDDAARAAEAVLEPHAERVFFSGVFGYAVGAQFPPSWVEGSGYIARGQPRRFEADMVFHLPLCLRVPGAWGIGLSDTVRVTPEGAEPLTDNDWTLAETLAG; encoded by the coding sequence ATGGACCACCACCAGTACCGCCACGCCCTGGCGGCACGGCTAGAGGCCAGCGAGCTGGCCTTCCCCGAGAGCGAGTTCGATGCCCGCCTGGCCCGCGTGCGTGACGCCATGCAGCACGCCGGCCTGGATGCCCTGCTGCTGACCGACCCTGCCGACATCTACTACCTGACCGGCTACAACACCTTCGAGGTGTCGGTATATACCTGCCTCGTCTGCTCGTCCGCCCGGCTGGTGCTGCAGGTCCCTTCCATCGAGACCGGGCCGGCGGTGGTCACCGCGCGGGTCGACGAGCTGCTCGGCTACCGCTGGGAGGGCATCGGCGAGGTGATCGAGCCCTTGGCCGAGACCCTGGCTCCCTTTCGTGCCATCGGCCTGGATCTCTTCGGCGCGGGGCTGCGCCACGGCGTGTTGCGCGAGCTGCAGGCGCGCCTGGGCAGCGAGCGCTTCCGTGACGATGGGGGCGAGCTGCTCGACCGCATCCGCATTGTCAAGAGCGAAGCGGAGCTCGCCTGCCTGCGCGAGAGTGCCCGGATCACCTCGCTGGGGCTCAGGGCGGCAGCGCGGATCGTCGTCCCCGGCATGGCGGACGGCGACGTGGCGGCGGAGGGCGCGCGGGCGATGCTGGCGGCCGGCAGCGAGTTCATGAGCATGCAGCCCATCGTGACCACCGGCCGGCGCATCAGCGTGATCCACGTGAACCATCAGCGGCATCGCATTGCTCTCGATGAGCCGGTCTTCCTGGAGTTTGGCGCCGCCTACCGGCGCTACACCGCGCCGATGATGAAGACGGTCGTGGCCGGGCGTGCCACGCCGCCGATGCTGGTGCTGCGCGATGTGTGTCGTGACCTGTTCGAGGCCCTGGCCGCGACGATGCGTCCCGGCAACAGCTTCGACGATGCCGCCCGGGCCGCCGAGGCCGTGCTCGAGCCCCACGCCGAGCGAGTGTTCTTCTCGGGCGTGTTCGGCTATGCCGTGGGCGCGCAGTTTCCGCCCAGCTGGGTCGAGGGCAGCGGCTACATCGCCCGCGGCCAGCCGCGTCGGTTCGAGGCCGACATGGTCTTTCACCTGCCGCTGTGCCTGCGCGTGCCGGGAGCGTGGGGCATCGGGCTCAGCGATACCGTGCGGGTCACCCCCGAGGGGGCCGAGCCGCTGACCGACAACGACTGGACGCTGGCGGAGACCCTTGCCGGGTGA
- a CDS encoding glutathione S-transferase family protein, with the protein MTEPLTLYTHPMSRGRIARWMLEETGTTYHTEIVTFGSAMKSPRYLAINPMGKVPAIRHGDTVVTECAAICAYLADAFPEAGLAPPLAERGAYYRWLFFAAGPLEAAITDRDLGMEPNIEQQGRVGYGSIEAVLETLEVAVSAHEFIAGPHFSAADVYLGSHIGWGLQFGSLESCPAFADYWARVSDREAYRRANSLDEQAARQAANPQGA; encoded by the coding sequence ATGACTGAGCCACTGACGCTTTACACGCACCCCATGTCCCGCGGTCGCATCGCCCGCTGGATGCTCGAGGAGACCGGGACGACCTACCATACCGAGATCGTGACGTTCGGCTCAGCCATGAAGTCGCCCCGGTACCTTGCCATCAATCCCATGGGCAAGGTACCCGCAATACGTCACGGCGATACGGTGGTGACCGAATGCGCCGCCATCTGCGCCTACCTGGCGGATGCCTTTCCCGAAGCCGGCCTGGCGCCGCCTCTCGCCGAGCGCGGCGCCTACTACCGCTGGCTGTTCTTCGCCGCCGGCCCGCTGGAGGCCGCCATCACCGATCGTGACCTGGGCATGGAACCCAACATCGAACAGCAGGGCAGGGTCGGCTACGGCAGCATCGAGGCCGTCCTGGAGACCCTCGAAGTCGCCGTCAGCGCTCACGAGTTCATTGCCGGCCCGCACTTCAGCGCCGCCGACGTCTACCTCGGTTCCCACATCGGCTGGGGGCTGCAGTTCGGCAGCCTGGAGTCCTGCCCCGCCTTTGCCGACTACTGGGCACGGGTCAGCGACCGCGAGGCGTACCGGCGTGCCAACTCCCTCGACGAGCAGGCCGCACGCCAGGCGGCCAACCCACAGGGAGCCTGA
- the soxR gene encoding redox-sensitive transcriptional activator SoxR: MPAHLQRDLSVGEVAKRSGLAVSAIHFYEAKGLIKSRRNAGNQRRFSRDVLRRVAIIKVAQRTGIPLAEIRTAFEDLPDFRAPTAADWKRLSTNWRHALDERIARLAQLRDQLDHCIGCGCLSMEDCPLRNPEDELAAEGSGPRLLDPD, translated from the coding sequence ATGCCGGCCCACCTCCAGCGCGACCTCAGTGTTGGCGAAGTCGCGAAGCGCAGCGGCCTGGCGGTTTCCGCCATTCACTTCTACGAGGCCAAGGGGCTGATCAAGAGCCGCCGCAACGCCGGCAATCAGCGCCGCTTCTCCCGCGACGTGCTGCGGCGCGTGGCGATCATCAAGGTCGCCCAGCGGACCGGTATCCCCCTCGCCGAGATCCGCACCGCCTTCGAGGACCTGCCCGACTTCCGCGCCCCCACCGCCGCCGACTGGAAGCGGCTCTCGACGAACTGGCGGCATGCTCTGGACGAACGGATCGCCCGCCTTGCCCAGCTGCGCGACCAGCTCGACCACTGCATCGGCTGCGGTTGCCTGTCGATGGAGGACTGCCCGCTGCGCAACCCCGAGGACGAACTGGCCGCCGAGGGCTCGGGACCGCGATTGCTCGACCCCGACTGA
- a CDS encoding ABC transporter ATP-binding protein → MFRFFETLVDPYPSGQTGTPPRELGPFILHFSRPLLPLLAALALLTALVSAAEVVFFSYMGEVVDWLADAEREGFFAEYGWRLAGMAALVAIGLPLLTLLQSLVMHQGIFGNYPMLGRWLAHRHMLSQSLAFYQDEFAGRVSQKVMQTALAIRETVTKLLDLMVYVLVYFAGAMLVMGQAEPWLMLPLLVWLAGYVAILRHYVPRLRRVSMQQADARAVMTGRIVDSYSNIQTIKLFADTRREQAYAREAMEQFMVTVHRQMRLATGLTVSLTLLNSLLLAGVAAVAIGAWYLEAVSLGIIAVAIALVMRIRFMSNWILWEVAALFENIGTVQDGINTIAREQAVQDVPGAGELVVPRGEIRFEALRFGYARPDGETNRVFDGLTLDIAPGEKVGLIGRSGAGKSTLANLLLRFYDLEGGRILIDGQDIAGVTQESLRRKIGMVTQDTSLLHRSVRDNIRYGSPDASEEEIREAVRRAHADTFIDELVDLEGRRGLDAHVGERGVKLSGGQRQRIAIARVLLKDAPILVLDEATSALDSEVEAAIQEQLYTLMEGKSVIAIAHRLSTIAMLDRLVVIDEGEIVESGTHRELLAQGGLYASLWRRQSGGFLGLDTEEEAERRHDKPLDVAP, encoded by the coding sequence ATGTTCCGTTTCTTCGAGACACTGGTGGATCCCTACCCCTCGGGGCAGACCGGGACACCGCCGCGGGAGCTCGGCCCGTTCATCCTGCACTTCTCGCGCCCACTGCTGCCGCTGCTGGCGGCGCTGGCGCTGTTGACGGCGCTGGTCTCTGCCGCGGAGGTGGTGTTCTTCAGTTACATGGGCGAGGTGGTGGACTGGCTGGCGGACGCCGAGCGCGAGGGGTTCTTCGCCGAATATGGCTGGCGCCTGGCCGGCATGGCGGCACTGGTGGCGATCGGTCTGCCGCTGCTGACCCTGCTGCAGTCGCTGGTGATGCATCAGGGTATCTTCGGCAACTACCCGATGCTCGGCCGCTGGCTGGCGCACCGTCACATGCTCAGCCAGAGCCTGGCCTTCTACCAGGACGAGTTCGCCGGACGCGTCTCGCAGAAGGTAATGCAGACGGCCCTGGCGATCCGCGAGACGGTTACCAAACTGCTCGACCTGATGGTCTACGTACTGGTCTACTTTGCCGGCGCCATGCTGGTGATGGGGCAGGCCGAACCCTGGCTGATGTTGCCGCTGCTGGTGTGGCTGGCCGGCTACGTGGCGATCCTGCGCCACTACGTGCCGCGGCTACGGCGGGTCTCCATGCAGCAGGCCGACGCCCGCGCGGTCATGACCGGGCGCATCGTCGACAGCTACAGCAACATCCAGACCATCAAGCTGTTCGCCGACACCCGTCGCGAGCAGGCCTATGCCCGCGAAGCCATGGAGCAGTTCATGGTGACGGTACATCGCCAGATGCGCCTGGCCACGGGGCTCACCGTGAGCCTGACGCTGCTCAACTCGCTGCTGCTGGCCGGGGTGGCGGCGGTGGCCATCGGCGCCTGGTACCTCGAGGCCGTGTCGCTGGGCATCATCGCCGTGGCCATCGCGCTGGTGATGCGCATTCGCTTCATGTCCAACTGGATCCTGTGGGAGGTGGCGGCGCTGTTCGAGAACATCGGTACGGTGCAGGACGGGATCAATACCATCGCCCGCGAGCAGGCGGTCCAGGACGTGCCCGGTGCCGGTGAACTCGTGGTGCCGCGCGGCGAGATCCGCTTCGAAGCGCTGCGCTTCGGCTACGCGCGCCCGGACGGCGAGACGAACCGGGTCTTCGATGGCCTTACCCTGGACATCGCCCCGGGGGAGAAGGTCGGGCTGATCGGGCGCTCGGGGGCCGGCAAGTCGACCCTGGCCAACCTGCTGCTGCGCTTCTACGACCTGGAGGGCGGGCGCATCCTGATCGACGGCCAGGACATCGCCGGTGTCACCCAGGAGTCGCTGCGCCGCAAGATCGGCATGGTCACCCAGGACACCTCGCTGCTGCACCGCTCGGTGCGCGACAACATCCGCTACGGCAGTCCCGACGCCAGCGAGGAGGAGATCCGGGAGGCGGTGCGCCGCGCCCACGCCGATACCTTCATCGACGAGCTGGTGGATCTCGAAGGCCGCCGTGGCCTGGACGCCCATGTCGGTGAGCGCGGGGTCAAGCTCTCCGGCGGCCAGCGCCAGCGCATCGCCATCGCCCGGGTGCTGCTCAAGGATGCGCCTATCCTGGTGCTCGACGAGGCCACCTCGGCGCTCGACTCCGAAGTCGAGGCGGCGATCCAGGAGCAGCTCTACACCCTGATGGAGGGCAAGTCGGTGATCGCCATCGCCCACCGGCTCTCCACCATCGCCATGCTCGACCGCCTGGTGGTCATCGACGAGGGGGAAATCGTCGAGAGCGGCACTCACCGCGAGCTGCTGGCGCAGGGCGGCCTCTACGCCTCGCTGTGGCGCCGCCAGTCGGGCGGTTTCCTGGGACTGGATACCGAGGAGGAGGCCGAGCGCCGGCATGACAAGCCGCTGGACGTGGCGCCCTGA
- a CDS encoding LysR family transcriptional regulator: MLQDLNDALIFAKVVEQGSFIAAAKQLRLGKTTVSRKVQDLERRLGARLLNRTTRRLSLTEAGAIYFDYCNRIARDLGEAEKAVHHLEESPRGWLRVTAPFTMCTEFTSVLIRDFRQLYPQVRIELVLSNERLDLVANQIDVALRVGALPDSSLVARPLARFRSFVYASESYLARHGEPRTPSDLASHAVLAKALDQRGQRYVWQLRNSASRESVEVEVDPVAIANDPFALRGMLEDGQGIMLANEFVVCLGAETARPRRILEGWEGPEVELNAVFPGGQLISPKVRTFVDFVVESMRIESLSAPEPWRPPVSTGAAAEAVDETA; this comes from the coding sequence ATGCTGCAAGACCTCAACGATGCCCTGATCTTTGCCAAGGTCGTGGAGCAGGGCAGTTTCATTGCCGCTGCCAAGCAGCTTCGCCTTGGAAAGACCACCGTCAGTCGCAAGGTGCAGGACCTGGAGCGGCGCCTCGGTGCCCGGCTGCTGAACCGCACCACCCGCAGGCTGAGCCTCACCGAAGCCGGTGCCATCTACTTCGACTACTGCAATCGCATCGCCCGCGACCTCGGCGAGGCGGAAAAGGCCGTGCACCACCTCGAGGAGAGCCCCCGCGGCTGGCTCAGGGTCACCGCCCCCTTCACCATGTGCACCGAATTCACCTCGGTCCTGATACGCGATTTCCGCCAGCTGTACCCCCAGGTGCGCATCGAGCTGGTGCTCTCCAACGAGCGCCTGGACCTGGTCGCCAACCAGATCGACGTCGCCCTGCGGGTCGGCGCCCTGCCGGACTCCAGCCTGGTGGCGCGCCCCCTGGCCCGCTTCCGCTCGTTCGTCTATGCCAGCGAGAGCTACCTCGCTCGCCACGGCGAGCCGCGCACGCCATCGGACCTGGCCTCCCATGCGGTGCTGGCCAAGGCCTTGGACCAGCGCGGCCAGCGCTACGTCTGGCAGCTGCGCAACAGCGCGAGCCGGGAAAGCGTCGAGGTGGAAGTCGATCCGGTGGCCATTGCCAACGACCCCTTCGCCCTGCGCGGCATGCTCGAGGATGGCCAGGGCATCATGCTCGCCAACGAGTTCGTCGTCTGCCTCGGTGCGGAAACCGCGCGGCCCCGGCGCATCCTCGAAGGCTGGGAAGGCCCCGAGGTGGAGCTCAACGCGGTGTTCCCGGGCGGCCAGCTCATCTCGCCCAAGGTGCGCACCTTCGTCGACTTCGTGGTCGAGAGCATGCGGATCGAGAGCCTATCGGCACCCGAGCCGTGGCGGCCGCCGGTGTCCACCGGCGCAGCGGCCGAGGCCGTCGACGAAACGGCATGA
- a CDS encoding efflux RND transporter periplasmic adaptor subunit encodes MNVHKMFANREGRRALMATAVVAGLVILAGCESQADTQEAAEQGPPPPQVSVAQVLVEDVELWDAFTGRIEAVETVDLRPRVSGYIESVNYTEGQEVEKGEVLFVIDQRPYRAELERAEAELQRARAHAELARSEAARAEALAQSRSISREELDQRRAAAATAEADILAARAIAETARLNMEFTEVRAPIAGRAGRALVTPGNLVSEASPLTRIVALDRVHVHFHSDELAYLHYDAMARNGSQASFREGGIPVRVGLANDEGYPYRGEVDFVDNRLDAEAGTILTRAVLDNSEGRFAPGMYARVQLLAGSAEDTLLIDDKAVLTDQDRKYVYVVDEEGRAMRRDVQLGRMADGLRVVAAGLEPGDHVVVNGAQRIFFPGMPVAAESVDMRGQAEGGNELAATH; translated from the coding sequence ATGAACGTCCACAAGATGTTCGCGAATCGAGAAGGCCGGCGAGCGCTCATGGCTACCGCCGTGGTCGCCGGGTTGGTCATCCTGGCAGGATGCGAAAGCCAGGCCGATACCCAGGAGGCTGCGGAGCAGGGGCCGCCGCCGCCCCAGGTCAGCGTGGCCCAGGTGCTGGTCGAGGACGTGGAGCTGTGGGACGCCTTCACCGGCCGTATCGAGGCGGTGGAGACGGTCGACCTGCGCCCGCGCGTGTCGGGCTACATCGAGAGCGTCAACTACACCGAAGGCCAGGAGGTCGAGAAGGGTGAGGTGCTGTTCGTCATCGATCAGCGCCCCTACCGCGCCGAGCTGGAGCGCGCCGAGGCCGAACTGCAGCGGGCCCGGGCGCATGCCGAGCTGGCGCGCAGCGAAGCCGCCCGGGCCGAGGCGTTGGCCCAGAGCCGCTCGATCTCGCGCGAGGAGCTGGACCAGCGGCGCGCCGCGGCGGCCACCGCCGAGGCCGACATCCTGGCGGCCCGGGCCATCGCCGAGACGGCCAGGCTCAACATGGAGTTCACCGAAGTGCGCGCGCCCATCGCGGGGCGTGCCGGCAGGGCATTGGTCACCCCGGGCAACCTGGTCTCCGAGGCCTCGCCGCTGACCCGGATCGTTGCCCTGGACCGGGTCCATGTGCACTTCCACAGCGACGAGCTGGCCTACCTGCATTACGACGCCATGGCGCGTAACGGCAGCCAGGCCAGTTTCCGCGAGGGCGGCATACCGGTGCGCGTGGGGCTGGCCAACGACGAGGGCTACCCCTACCGCGGCGAAGTCGATTTCGTCGACAACCGCCTCGATGCCGAGGCCGGCACCATTCTCACCCGCGCCGTGCTCGACAACAGCGAAGGCCGCTTCGCACCGGGCATGTACGCCCGCGTGCAGCTGCTGGCGGGCAGCGCCGAGGACACCCTGCTGATCGACGACAAGGCGGTGCTCACCGACCAGGACCGCAAGTACGTCTACGTGGTCGACGAGGAGGGGCGCGCCATGCGCCGCGACGTGCAGCTGGGGCGCATGGCCGACGGACTGCGTGTCGTCGCCGCCGGTCTCGAACCCGGCGACCACGTGGTCGTGAATGGCGCCCAGCGGATCTTCTTCCCGGGGATGCCGGTGGCGGCGGAGAGCGTCGACATGCGCGGCCAGGCCGAGGGAGGCAACGAGCTGGCCGCCACGCACTGA